In one Rugosibacter aromaticivorans genomic region, the following are encoded:
- the ppsR gene encoding posphoenolpyruvate synthetase regulatory kinase/phosphorylase PpsR, with translation MTPPAPTRHTVFFISDGTGITAETLGHSLLSQFEGIQPAQVRMPFIDSDAKAADCVAQINAAGTKDGNRPIVISTLVNPGAATVLRQANALILDFFGAFISPLEAELGIKSSHTIGRSHSLVNSSEYVARMDAINFTLAHDDGVSSAELDKSDVILVGVSRSGKTPTSLYLAIQFGIKAANYPLIPEDFERNKLPDGLSKHRHKLFGLTINPDRLAAIRQERRPDSTYASIENCRWEIDQAQKLMRREGIEWLESTTKSIEEIGATLLQSLKIDRRTC, from the coding sequence ATGACCCCTCCCGCTCCCACCCGGCATACGGTATTTTTTATCTCCGATGGTACGGGCATTACTGCCGAAACCCTGGGGCACAGTCTGCTATCCCAGTTTGAAGGCATCCAGCCGGCCCAAGTGCGCATGCCGTTTATTGATTCCGATGCCAAGGCGGCTGATTGTGTGGCCCAAATTAACGCGGCAGGAACCAAGGACGGTAACCGTCCTATTGTGATCTCTACGCTGGTGAACCCTGGGGCCGCCACCGTTCTGCGTCAGGCCAATGCGCTGATTCTCGACTTTTTCGGCGCATTTATCTCGCCACTGGAAGCAGAGCTTGGCATTAAATCCAGCCACACGATTGGTCGTAGCCATAGCCTCGTGAATTCATCAGAATATGTGGCGCGTATGGATGCGATCAATTTCACGCTGGCTCATGATGACGGTGTATCCAGCGCCGAACTGGATAAATCAGACGTAATACTCGTAGGCGTCTCGCGCAGTGGCAAAACGCCAACCAGCCTGTATCTGGCGATCCAATTCGGTATCAAAGCGGCTAACTACCCCTTGATTCCCGAAGACTTTGAACGCAACAAGCTCCCCGACGGGCTCAGTAAGCATCGGCACAAATTGTTTGGTTTGACCATCAACCCTGATCGACTCGCTGCCATCCGCCAGGAACGTCGCCCCGATAGTACCTACGCCTCCATCGAAAACTGCCGCTGGGAAATTGATCAAGCGCAAAAACTAATGCGCCGCGAAGGGATTGAGTGGCTTGAGTCAACCACCAAATCCATAGAAGAAATTGGCGCGACCCTACTTCAATCCTTAAAAATTGATCGACGCACTTGCTAA
- the rimI gene encoding ribosomal protein S18-alanine N-acetyltransferase, which yields MNLHYAAMTLADIDQVVAAERQLHPSPWTRGNFADALAAGYDAQLALHADGQLMGYGVVMLAVDEAELLNLSVLTCFQRQGVGTTLCHHLMTRAKARRAVRMMLEVRAGNIAGQALYGHLGFSEIGRRRGYYAAGQQREDAIVMAINL from the coding sequence ATGAATCTTCATTATGCCGCGATGACGCTAGCGGATATTGATCAAGTGGTCGCCGCTGAACGGCAACTCCATCCTTCTCCATGGACGCGCGGCAATTTTGCGGATGCGCTGGCAGCCGGATACGATGCTCAGCTGGCGCTGCATGCCGATGGGCAGTTGATGGGCTACGGCGTGGTAATGTTGGCGGTGGATGAAGCGGAATTGCTCAATTTGAGCGTGTTAACCTGTTTTCAGCGGCAGGGGGTCGGAACCACTCTGTGCCATCATCTCATGACGCGCGCAAAAGCACGGCGGGCAGTCCGCATGATGTTGGAAGTCCGCGCGGGTAACATCGCCGGGCAGGCGTTATACGGGCACTTGGGTTTTTCTGAGATCGGCCGGCGGCGAGGATATTACGCTGCCGGACAACAACGCGAAGATGCGATCGTCATGGCAATAAATTTATGA
- a CDS encoding uracil-DNA glycosylase yields the protein MKPSRDQILREMGLGPVWKLRKAPQVVSGLSEPETAATIPAVVDNAPLSIKNLDWESLAATVSACRQCRLCEARKQAVLGVGDSQADWLFVGEGPGAEEDERGEPFVGQAGQLLDNMLASIDLQRGRDVYIANAVKCRPPKNRTPDHDEIAACRPYLAQQIALIQPKLIVAMGRPAAQALLQAEVKISAARGKLHDYERERIPVIVTYHPAYLLRNLLDKAKAWEDLCFMRSTMRQLKAHP from the coding sequence ATGAAACCTAGTCGAGATCAGATACTGCGCGAAATGGGGCTGGGGCCGGTGTGGAAACTTCGCAAGGCGCCACAGGTGGTGTCCGGGCTATCTGAGCCCGAGACAGCAGCCACCATCCCTGCGGTAGTCGATAACGCGCCATTGTCGATCAAAAACCTCGACTGGGAATCCTTGGCGGCTACGGTTTCGGCGTGTCGCCAGTGCCGACTTTGTGAGGCGCGCAAACAAGCCGTTTTAGGCGTAGGTGACAGCCAAGCTGACTGGCTTTTTGTCGGTGAAGGACCAGGCGCGGAAGAAGATGAGCGCGGCGAGCCTTTTGTAGGTCAGGCAGGCCAGTTGCTTGACAATATGTTGGCCTCGATTGATCTGCAGCGCGGGCGGGATGTTTATATCGCGAATGCCGTTAAATGTCGCCCGCCGAAAAATCGAACACCTGATCACGACGAAATTGCAGCCTGTCGGCCTTATCTTGCACAACAGATTGCCTTGATCCAGCCAAAACTCATTGTAGCCATGGGCCGACCCGCCGCGCAGGCGCTGCTGCAGGCCGAAGTAAAAATCAGCGCTGCCCGTGGAAAGTTGCATGACTATGAGCGTGAGCGCATTCCAGTGATCGTCACCTACCACCCGGCCTATCTGTTGCGCAATCTTCTCGACAAAGCCAAGGCATGGGAAGATCTTTGCTTTATGCGCAGTACGATGCGCCAATTAAAAGCACACCCATAA
- the ppsA gene encoding phosphoenolpyruvate synthase, translating into MSSSTPFTHRYAIGFEHLRMADVGDVGGKNASLGEMISQLAASQVRVPGGFATTALAYREFLAHQELADRINAALDALDVDDVEQLAKVGAQIRQWVVDTPFPPRLEDEIRQEYEALIAVSGAEATFAVRSSATAEDLPDASFAGQQESFLNIHGFDNILHAIKEVFASLYNDRAIAYRVHKGFAHSEVALSAGVQRMVRSDTGASGVMFTLDTESGFDKVVFITSSYGLGETVVQGAVNPDEFYVHKATLAQGKPSIIRRNMGSKLIKMIFTDSRQAGRSTETIDVPENERNVFSLTDADILELARYAMIIEKHYQRPMDIEWGKDGQDGKLYILQARPETVKSQNGHATVIEKYKLKQHGKVLTSGRAIGQKIGSGVVRVVKDPTEMHLVQPGDVLVADMTDPNWEPVMKRASAIVTNRGGRTCHAAIIARELGIPAIVGCGNATTSLTEGENVTISCAEGDTGYVYRDALEFEITRQDAGNLPKLPVKIMMNVGNPELAFEFAQIPNAGVGLARLEFVINNMIGIHPKAILEIDQAPASLREEILRRSRGYVSPETFFVEKLTEGVATIAAAFYPQPVIVRLSDFKSNEYRKLLGGEIYEPEEENPMLGFRGASRYIAPSFRACFELECRAMKRVRNDMGLTNVQIMVPFVRTVDEARTVVELLAAHGLRRGENELKLIMMCEIPSNALLAEQFLEHFDGYSIGSNDLTQLTLGLDRDSGLVAHSFDERDPAVKQLLSMTIATCNRLGKYVGICGQGPSDHADFAEWLMDEGIQTISLNPDTVIDTSMRLASHKK; encoded by the coding sequence ATGTCTTCATCTACACCTTTCACGCATCGCTACGCCATTGGCTTTGAGCATTTACGCATGGCCGATGTGGGGGATGTTGGCGGTAAAAATGCGTCACTGGGTGAGATGATCAGCCAGTTGGCCGCGTCACAAGTGCGCGTGCCGGGCGGCTTTGCAACCACGGCGCTGGCGTATCGCGAGTTTCTTGCTCATCAGGAACTAGCCGATCGCATCAATGCCGCGCTGGATGCGCTGGATGTTGATGATGTTGAGCAACTCGCAAAAGTCGGTGCGCAGATTCGTCAATGGGTGGTGGATACACCGTTTCCGCCCAGGCTGGAAGACGAAATCAGGCAGGAATACGAAGCGCTGATCGCCGTCAGCGGCGCCGAAGCGACTTTTGCCGTGCGCTCATCGGCGACTGCCGAAGACCTGCCCGATGCCTCATTTGCCGGACAGCAGGAAAGCTTTCTGAATATCCATGGCTTTGACAATATTCTGCATGCCATCAAAGAAGTATTCGCGTCACTCTACAACGACCGCGCTATTGCCTATCGCGTGCATAAAGGTTTTGCGCATTCCGAGGTGGCCCTGTCAGCGGGTGTGCAGCGCATGGTGCGTTCAGACACCGGGGCTTCAGGCGTGATGTTTACGCTGGATACGGAATCCGGTTTTGATAAAGTCGTGTTTATCACTTCAAGTTACGGTTTGGGCGAAACCGTGGTGCAAGGGGCGGTGAATCCGGATGAGTTTTATGTTCACAAAGCCACGCTGGCGCAGGGTAAGCCTTCCATCATTCGGCGCAACATGGGCAGCAAGCTGATCAAGATGATCTTTACCGACTCGCGACAGGCCGGGCGCAGTACGGAAACGATAGACGTGCCAGAAAACGAGCGGAATGTTTTCTCTCTAACAGACGCAGATATTCTTGAGCTGGCGCGTTACGCCATGATCATTGAAAAGCACTACCAGCGGCCGATGGATATCGAATGGGGCAAGGATGGTCAGGATGGCAAGCTGTATATCCTGCAAGCACGACCAGAGACGGTGAAATCGCAGAATGGCCATGCCACGGTGATTGAAAAATACAAGCTCAAGCAGCATGGCAAGGTATTAACGAGTGGTCGGGCCATCGGGCAAAAAATTGGTTCCGGGGTGGTGCGTGTCGTTAAAGATCCGACCGAGATGCACCTCGTGCAGCCGGGTGATGTGTTGGTGGCGGATATGACGGACCCCAACTGGGAGCCGGTCATGAAGCGTGCTTCAGCGATTGTGACTAATCGCGGCGGGCGTACTTGCCATGCGGCGATTATTGCGCGCGAACTGGGAATTCCGGCAATTGTGGGTTGCGGCAATGCCACCACCTCGTTAACCGAGGGTGAGAACGTGACCATATCGTGTGCCGAGGGTGATACTGGCTACGTGTATCGCGATGCGCTTGAGTTTGAAATAACGCGGCAGGATGCAGGTAATTTACCCAAGCTGCCCGTGAAAATCATGATGAACGTGGGCAACCCGGAACTCGCCTTTGAGTTTGCGCAGATCCCGAATGCCGGTGTGGGTCTGGCCCGGCTTGAGTTTGTCATTAATAACATGATCGGCATTCATCCCAAGGCGATTCTCGAGATTGATCAGGCACCGGCCAGCCTGCGGGAAGAAATCCTGCGTCGTTCGCGCGGTTATGTTTCCCCTGAGACATTCTTTGTCGAGAAGTTGACTGAAGGCGTGGCGACCATTGCGGCGGCGTTTTATCCGCAGCCGGTGATTGTTCGATTGTCGGATTTCAAGTCAAACGAATATCGCAAACTGCTCGGCGGCGAGATTTACGAGCCGGAAGAAGAAAATCCCATGCTGGGGTTCCGTGGTGCTTCACGCTACATCGCACCGTCTTTCCGCGCCTGTTTTGAGCTCGAATGCCGTGCCATGAAGCGTGTGCGCAATGACATGGGGCTCACCAATGTGCAGATCATGGTGCCCTTCGTGCGTACGGTGGATGAAGCCCGCACGGTGGTCGAATTGCTGGCGGCGCATGGTCTGCGTCGTGGAGAAAATGAGCTGAAGCTGATCATGATGTGCGAAATCCCTTCCAATGCGTTGCTGGCCGAGCAGTTTCTTGAGCACTTCGATGGTTATTCCATCGGCTCGAATGATCTGACCCAACTGACGCTGGGCCTGGATCGTGATTCCGGCCTGGTGGCGCATTCGTTTGACGAGCGCGATCCGGCAGTGAAGCAGTTGCTGTCCATGACCATTGCCACGTGTAATCGTTTGGGCAAGTATGTTGGCATTTGTGGTCAAGGTCCGTCGGATCACGCTGACTTTGCCGAGTGGCTCATGGATGAAGGCATCCAGACCATCTCGTTGAATCCGGATACCGTGATTGATACTTCGATGCGACTCGCCAGCCACAAAAAATAA
- a CDS encoding NfeD family protein has protein sequence MQILWWHWMVLGMGLALAELALFSFFIIWFAVGALLVGVALLALPGLSFTAQILLWTAASIVMTVLWFKFFRHVNKTRSGQADEALGEIGVLVSAIEPVGSASGRGEVRFQKPIMGAERWACLADEPIAAGTRVKVLAVDGQFLKVGKT, from the coding sequence ATGCAAATTCTCTGGTGGCACTGGATGGTATTAGGTATGGGGCTGGCTCTGGCTGAGCTGGCCTTGTTCAGTTTTTTTATCATCTGGTTTGCCGTGGGCGCGCTGCTCGTGGGCGTGGCTTTATTGGCGCTTCCGGGCTTGAGCTTCACTGCGCAGATATTGCTATGGACAGCTGCATCGATAGTGATGACGGTGTTGTGGTTCAAGTTTTTTCGCCATGTGAACAAAACGCGTTCGGGCCAAGCGGATGAGGCATTAGGTGAGATTGGGGTGCTCGTGAGCGCAATTGAACCTGTGGGCTCCGCATCAGGACGCGGTGAAGTGCGCTTCCAAAAGCCCATCATGGGGGCAGAGCGTTGGGCTTGCCTGGCCGATGAACCCATTGCTGCTGGCACGCGAGTCAAAGTGCTGGCAGTGGATGGCCAGTTTTTAAAAGTGGGTAAAACTTGA
- the ggt gene encoding gamma-glutamyltransferase, which translates to MTSALLRKTSRLLFGLLLFAANCQAFGASQFPVAAENGMVVTAQHLATQVGVDILKKGGNAIDAAVAVGYALAVVYPAAGNLGGGGFMTIQLADGRKTFLDFREKAPLAATPTMYLDANGDVIKNLSTRGYLAAGVPGTVAGLELARSRYGTMPRTQLIAPAIGLAKKGFVLDEGDVDMLAHATDYFHQDAPSATIFLHHGRPFTAGERLVQKDLAHSLSLISREGTKAFYNGPISRAIVAASQKGHGILSEADFAHYQARERSPIECDYRGYRIVSAPPPSSGGVVICEILNILEGYPLKELGYLSAEAVHYQIEAMRHAYVDRNTYLGDPDFVNNPTGHLLDKGYAAKIRATINPAKASVSSELKPNVAPHEVAHEGTNTTHYSIVDKDGNAVSVTYTLNAWFGAAVTAEKTGILLNNEMDDFTVKPGVPNLFGLVQGEANAIAPGKRPLSSMSPTIVSRDGKPVMVIGTPGGSRIITVVVHTILNVIDYGMNIQEAIDAPRFHQQWLPDVTEVETFALSPDTRKILIGMGHTLGNPQPANHAAGILIGAPTLGGKPRGNNRFYGAIDPRRNTGQALGY; encoded by the coding sequence TTGACTTCTGCACTTTTACGCAAAACCTCGCGCCTTCTCTTTGGCTTATTGCTCTTTGCAGCGAACTGCCAAGCCTTTGGCGCCTCGCAGTTTCCTGTCGCAGCAGAAAACGGCATGGTCGTTACAGCGCAACATCTGGCCACCCAGGTGGGCGTGGATATCTTGAAAAAAGGCGGCAATGCCATTGATGCCGCTGTTGCTGTAGGTTATGCCCTTGCCGTGGTCTACCCTGCGGCCGGCAACCTGGGCGGCGGCGGATTCATGACCATACAGCTGGCTGATGGCCGCAAGACCTTTCTGGATTTCCGCGAGAAAGCGCCCCTTGCCGCAACCCCCACCATGTATCTGGATGCGAATGGCGATGTCATCAAAAATCTAAGCACCCGCGGCTATCTTGCCGCAGGTGTCCCCGGCACCGTGGCCGGTCTCGAATTAGCACGGTCCCGCTACGGCACCATGCCCCGTACCCAACTCATCGCCCCGGCTATTGGGCTTGCCAAAAAAGGCTTTGTGCTCGATGAGGGGGACGTGGACATGCTCGCTCACGCCACAGACTACTTTCATCAAGATGCGCCCAGCGCCACCATTTTTCTACACCACGGCCGGCCTTTTACCGCGGGCGAACGGCTGGTGCAAAAAGACTTGGCCCACTCGTTGAGTCTCATCAGTCGTGAGGGTACCAAGGCTTTTTACAACGGCCCAATTAGCCGAGCGATCGTTGCCGCGAGTCAAAAAGGTCATGGGATTCTGAGTGAAGCCGATTTTGCACACTATCAAGCGCGCGAACGCTCACCGATCGAATGCGACTACCGCGGTTATCGCATCGTGTCGGCGCCGCCGCCGAGTTCAGGCGGTGTAGTGATCTGCGAAATCCTCAACATCCTGGAAGGCTATCCGCTGAAGGAACTGGGTTACCTTTCCGCAGAGGCAGTTCACTATCAGATCGAAGCCATGCGCCATGCGTATGTCGACCGCAACACCTATCTCGGCGATCCGGATTTCGTCAACAATCCAACCGGGCATTTGCTGGACAAAGGCTATGCGGCAAAAATCCGTGCCACGATTAATCCAGCCAAAGCAAGTGTCTCCAGCGAACTCAAACCCAACGTCGCACCACACGAGGTGGCGCATGAGGGTACGAACACCACGCACTACTCGATTGTGGACAAGGACGGTAACGCGGTATCAGTGACTTATACCCTGAACGCATGGTTTGGAGCCGCCGTCACGGCGGAAAAAACCGGCATCCTGCTGAACAATGAAATGGACGACTTCACCGTCAAGCCCGGCGTGCCCAACCTGTTTGGCCTGGTTCAAGGCGAAGCCAACGCCATTGCGCCGGGCAAGCGACCGTTAAGCTCGATGAGCCCGACGATAGTCTCGCGCGACGGCAAACCGGTAATGGTGATCGGCACACCAGGCGGTAGCCGTATCATTACCGTGGTGGTGCACACCATCCTCAATGTGATCGATTACGGCATGAACATTCAGGAGGCCATCGATGCCCCGCGTTTCCATCAGCAATGGCTGCCGGATGTCACCGAAGTCGAAACCTTCGCACTCAGCCCGGATACGCGCAAGATCCTGATCGGCATGGGCCATACCCTGGGTAATCCCCAACCCGCCAACCATGCCGCCGGCATTTTGATCGGCGCGCCCACGCTCGGCGGCAAACCGCGCGGCAACAACCGCTTCTACGGCGCCATCGATCCACGCCGCAACACGGGACAGGCATTGGGCTATTGA
- the tsaB gene encoding tRNA (adenosine(37)-N6)-threonylcarbamoyltransferase complex dimerization subunit type 1 TsaB codes for MRFLAFETATRRLSVALWQDGELTERFADHPNSGSAYLLPWVHELLAQSGIKLTQLDGIAFGAGPGGFTGLRLACGVAQGLAFGLDVPVAPISTLAALALASGEHTVWACLDARMNEVYAAAYTIEGDRVHEVMAPHCAAPAVLPAPTFQNAWGVGDGFKIYGELLATRKPDLTGVRPDIFPSAVAVARLAASVLANGSGVAAAQAQPLYVRDKVAFTTAERLARGGLK; via the coding sequence GTGCGCTTTCTGGCCTTCGAGACGGCGACGCGACGCCTATCCGTCGCGCTTTGGCAGGATGGTGAACTCACCGAGCGGTTTGCTGATCACCCGAATAGTGGCTCGGCATATCTTTTACCTTGGGTGCATGAACTGCTGGCGCAATCCGGCATAAAGCTCACGCAGCTGGATGGCATTGCCTTTGGCGCAGGCCCCGGTGGTTTTACGGGTTTGCGCTTGGCGTGTGGTGTTGCGCAGGGGCTGGCGTTTGGCCTGGATGTGCCAGTGGCGCCGATCTCCACGCTGGCCGCGTTAGCCTTAGCGTCTGGGGAACATACTGTCTGGGCGTGTCTTGACGCGCGCATGAACGAAGTTTACGCTGCGGCCTATACCATTGAGGGAGATCGTGTCCATGAAGTGATGGCGCCTCACTGTGCCGCACCTGCCGTATTGCCAGCGCCGACTTTTCAAAACGCCTGGGGTGTGGGCGATGGTTTTAAAATCTATGGCGAACTATTGGCCACCAGAAAGCCTGACTTGACCGGCGTTCGCCCCGATATTTTCCCTTCAGCGGTTGCCGTGGCGCGTTTGGCTGCCAGCGTGTTGGCCAACGGAAGCGGCGTGGCAGCAGCCCAGGCGCAGCCTTTGTATGTACGTGACAAAGTCGCATTCACCACGGCTGAACGTTTGGCGCGGGGCGGATTGAAATGA
- a CDS encoding SPFH domain-containing protein, whose translation MGELGFFVIALFVFAAVTVAKGVRIVAQGEEWVVERLGKYHTTLLPGLNVIIPYLDQVRYKLVTKDIILDVQEQEVITRDNAVILTNAIAFIKITDPVKAVYGVTDFSEAIRNMIMTTLRSIIGEMNLDEALSNRDAIKARLRESIADEAIDWGLTVKSVEIQDIKPSESMQRAMEAQASAERERKATVTRAEGTKQSTILNAEAQLQAARLQAEAQVTLATASAEAIKRVAVALGSDDAPVRYLLGEKYIQTLGSLATSENAKTVVLPADLQDALRGMFGRPRV comes from the coding sequence ATGGGTGAACTTGGATTTTTTGTAATTGCACTCTTTGTCTTCGCCGCAGTGACCGTGGCCAAGGGCGTGCGCATTGTGGCACAAGGCGAGGAATGGGTTGTCGAGCGGCTGGGCAAATACCACACGACATTGCTGCCCGGCCTGAATGTCATCATTCCTTATCTGGATCAGGTGCGTTACAAGCTGGTGACCAAAGACATTATTCTGGATGTGCAAGAGCAGGAAGTCATCACCCGTGACAATGCCGTGATTCTGACCAATGCGATTGCGTTCATCAAGATTACCGACCCGGTCAAGGCGGTATATGGCGTCACGGATTTTTCCGAGGCGATTCGCAACATGATCATGACCACGCTGCGGTCGATCATTGGTGAAATGAATCTGGATGAAGCATTGTCCAACCGCGATGCAATCAAGGCGCGTTTGCGCGAGAGCATTGCCGACGAAGCCATTGATTGGGGGTTGACCGTCAAATCGGTCGAGATACAAGACATCAAGCCGTCTGAATCGATGCAGCGCGCGATGGAAGCGCAAGCTTCTGCCGAGCGGGAACGCAAAGCCACAGTGACTCGCGCCGAAGGCACAAAGCAATCGACCATTCTCAACGCGGAAGCCCAGTTACAAGCGGCGCGACTACAAGCCGAAGCACAAGTCACCCTGGCTACCGCCAGCGCCGAAGCGATCAAGCGCGTCGCGGTAGCGCTGGGGAGTGACGATGCACCCGTGCGCTATTTACTGGGCGAAAAATATATCCAGACCTTGGGCAGCCTGGCCACGTCGGAAAACGCCAAAACGGTTGTGCTGCCCGCTGATTTGCAAGACGCCTTGCGCGGCATGTTTGGCCGTCCGCGCGTTTAA